From Halobacillus sp. Marseille-Q1614, the proteins below share one genomic window:
- the trxB gene encoding thioredoxin-disulfide reductase, giving the protein MTEDRIYDVIIAGAGPAGMTAAVYTSRANLDTLMIERGIPGGQMANTEDVENYPGFESILGPDLSNKMFEHAKKFGAEYAYGDIKEIKDGKEYKTVIAGTKEYKARSVIITTGAQYKELGVPGEKELGGRGVSYCAVCDGAFFRDKELVVVGGGDSAVEEGVYLTRFASKVTIVHRRDELRAQKILQDRAFDNKKIDFIWNTEVKSINEENGKVGSVTLHNNKSGEEYEFKTDGTFIYIGMNPLSGPFKTLGITNDQGYIETDERMETKVPGIFAAGDIREKELRQIVTATGDGSIAAQSSQHYIENLLEELKVIN; this is encoded by the coding sequence ATGACAGAGGATCGTATTTATGATGTCATTATTGCAGGTGCAGGTCCAGCTGGTATGACAGCTGCCGTGTATACGTCCCGCGCAAACCTGGATACTCTTATGATTGAACGGGGGATTCCAGGAGGGCAGATGGCGAATACAGAGGACGTAGAAAACTATCCAGGCTTTGAAAGTATTCTGGGGCCTGACCTTTCAAATAAAATGTTCGAACACGCAAAGAAATTCGGTGCCGAATATGCGTATGGAGACATTAAAGAAATTAAAGATGGTAAAGAATATAAAACGGTAATTGCCGGTACAAAAGAATACAAGGCAAGAAGTGTGATCATCACAACTGGTGCCCAATATAAAGAATTGGGAGTACCCGGCGAGAAGGAACTTGGCGGACGCGGAGTTTCATATTGTGCCGTATGTGATGGAGCATTCTTCCGCGATAAAGAGCTCGTAGTTGTGGGAGGCGGCGACTCTGCCGTAGAAGAAGGAGTGTATCTAACACGCTTCGCCAGCAAGGTGACCATCGTTCACCGCCGGGATGAGCTGCGTGCCCAGAAGATCCTTCAGGACCGTGCCTTCGATAATAAAAAGATTGACTTTATCTGGAACACAGAAGTAAAGTCCATTAACGAGGAGAACGGAAAAGTAGGAAGTGTAACTCTTCACAACAATAAATCAGGTGAAGAATACGAATTTAAAACAGACGGGACGTTTATTTATATTGGAATGAATCCTCTCAGCGGACCGTTTAAAACTCTTGGTATTACAAATGACCAAGGTTATATTGAAACAGATGAACGTATGGAGACGAAAGTACCTGGCATCTTCGCGGCCGGAGATATTCGTGAAAAGGAACTTCGTCAAATCGTAACGGCAACTGGGGACGGAAGCATCGCCGCTCAGTCTTCACAGCATTATATTGAGAACCTGTTGGAAGAGTTAAAGGTAATTAATTAA
- a CDS encoding lipopolysaccharide assembly protein LapB, which produces MTTSLKPTIHNKPSNIIPFLPTGNFYFSYGIQAFKKRRFDAAEKWLKKAIELSPDEPLYPCQLSVVYTEVGSYHAANQVLTEVVKKYGDDYVDAYYLMANNYAHLGLLNDAKKYAEKYMNKPSEGDFEEAAAQLLQMLNSLEEDELDDDFTLDDEDELIIYQETAFYHLENEEWEEALPVLHEMMQLFPDYTLAKHKYAHALFKIGEEEEAIQMEKQWLKKDPENIQSHVNLATFFMLQGDKEQAENHIELLRNIYPIHEQQKLAIAVILARGGYYHEAVDRFRRLKNKLVVGRRGYYKWYSIASYQTGKPSRALKLWEKGCKRFPRLSKEGGPWNYQ; this is translated from the coding sequence ATGACGACATCACTGAAACCAACCATCCATAATAAGCCGTCCAATATAATTCCTTTCTTACCGACAGGGAATTTTTACTTCTCTTATGGAATCCAGGCGTTTAAGAAAAGACGCTTTGATGCGGCAGAGAAATGGCTGAAAAAAGCCATAGAATTATCTCCAGATGAACCACTTTATCCTTGCCAGCTTTCTGTTGTTTATACGGAAGTTGGCTCTTATCATGCAGCCAACCAGGTGCTGACGGAAGTGGTGAAGAAATATGGTGACGACTATGTCGATGCCTATTATTTAATGGCCAATAATTATGCACATCTTGGCTTATTAAATGATGCCAAAAAGTATGCGGAAAAATATATGAATAAACCGTCGGAAGGTGATTTTGAAGAGGCTGCTGCCCAGCTTCTTCAAATGCTGAACTCTTTAGAAGAAGATGAATTAGATGATGATTTTACATTGGACGATGAAGATGAATTGATCATCTATCAGGAGACGGCCTTTTACCATTTAGAGAATGAAGAATGGGAAGAAGCCCTGCCGGTTTTACATGAAATGATGCAGCTGTTCCCGGATTATACGCTTGCAAAGCATAAATACGCTCATGCTCTGTTTAAGATTGGTGAAGAAGAAGAAGCGATTCAGATGGAAAAACAGTGGCTGAAAAAAGACCCGGAAAATATTCAAAGCCACGTAAATTTAGCCACCTTCTTTATGCTGCAGGGAGATAAGGAGCAGGCTGAGAATCATATCGAGCTGCTTCGTAATATCTACCCGATCCATGAGCAGCAGAAGCTTGCCATCGCTGTAATTCTTGCAAGAGGTGGATATTATCATGAAGCGGTTGATCGTTTTCGCCGGTTAAAGAATAAATTAGTAGTAGGAAGACGTGGTTATTATAAGTGGTACAGCATTGCTTCGTACCAGACAGGAAAGCCGTCCCGTGCCCTTAAGCTTTGGGAAAAAGGCTGTAAAAGATTCCCCCGCCTCAGCAAAGAAGGCGGACCGTGGAATTATCAATAA
- the yvcK gene encoding YvcK family protein: MNRSTKPRVVVIGGGTGMPVLLRGLKYFPIELSAIVTVADDGGSSGRLRTELEIPAPGDIRNVLAALSDAEPMLLDLFQHRFTNGNGLSGHSMGNLLLAAMTSMTGDFYRGIKEISRVLNVRGNIYPTANHSMNLHAEMEDGSIVSGESNIPKQNKRIKRVFVSPTPVQPLPEAMNAIKEADLIVIAPGSLYTSIMPNIIVPEIREALQQTKAKVTYVCNVMTQYGETSGYTAADHVQALHDHVGKGSIHSIIVHNKPIAPQVKKIYAEENAEPVVYDIDRIKKMGLEIVEEDILDNRKSTIRHDTNKLAHLLYSML, encoded by the coding sequence ATGAATCGTTCGACAAAACCTCGTGTGGTCGTTATCGGCGGAGGAACAGGTATGCCTGTTTTGTTAAGAGGTTTAAAATATTTTCCTATCGAGCTGTCGGCTATCGTTACAGTAGCCGACGATGGAGGGAGCTCAGGAAGACTTCGTACTGAGCTTGAAATTCCGGCACCCGGTGATATTCGAAATGTGTTAGCCGCGCTTTCAGATGCAGAACCAATGCTGCTCGATTTATTCCAGCACCGCTTCACAAACGGGAATGGCCTTTCCGGACATTCGATGGGAAATCTCCTGCTGGCGGCTATGACCTCAATGACAGGCGACTTTTACAGAGGAATCAAAGAAATTTCCAGGGTGCTGAATGTCCGAGGAAATATCTATCCAACGGCCAATCATTCCATGAATCTCCATGCAGAAATGGAAGATGGGTCGATAGTTTCTGGTGAATCTAATATTCCTAAGCAAAACAAAAGGATCAAACGAGTATTTGTCAGTCCTACGCCTGTACAGCCATTGCCGGAAGCCATGAATGCTATTAAAGAAGCTGATTTGATCGTCATTGCACCAGGAAGCTTATATACCAGTATTATGCCGAACATCATCGTTCCCGAAATTCGTGAAGCCCTTCAGCAGACGAAGGCTAAAGTAACATATGTCTGTAATGTGATGACTCAATATGGGGAGACTTCAGGCTATACAGCAGCCGATCATGTTCAGGCGCTTCATGACCACGTCGGTAAGGGAAGTATTCATTCGATAATTGTGCATAATAAACCAATAGCACCACAAGTTAAGAAGATCTATGCAGAAGAAAATGCAGAGCCTGTTGTTTATGATATCGACCGTATTAAGAAAATGGGACTTGAGATAGTAGAAGAAGATATATTGGATAACAGAAAGTCAACGATTAGACACGATACGAACAAGCTGGCTCATTTACTATACTCAATGCTTTAG
- the whiA gene encoding DNA-binding protein WhiA, with translation MSFASEIKKELTNVDAEDCCKESELAALVRMNGTFSLSNQSYLLDVQTENAAIARRIYTLMKRLYPYPVELLVRKKMRLKKNNVYIVRMKDNAKKVLEDLEILKGPLSINPNIPEKYLKTTCCKRAYLRGAFLAGGSVNNPETSSYHLEIYSSDQEHNEALCKLMNSFGLHARTLDRKKGYITYLKEADKITELISNIGAHQALFKFEDVRIVRDMRNSVNRLVNCETANLNKTIGAAFRQVENIKFIKKTVGLDALPEKLREIAMLRYENQEVSLKELGELVTGAPISKSGINHRLRKIDEFADKVRRGEIEESSQK, from the coding sequence ATGTCATTTGCTTCAGAAATAAAAAAAGAACTGACGAACGTTGACGCAGAAGATTGCTGTAAAGAATCTGAACTCGCAGCACTAGTTCGAATGAATGGAACGTTCTCTTTGTCTAATCAATCATATTTATTAGATGTTCAGACAGAGAATGCAGCTATCGCAAGAAGAATCTATACGCTTATGAAGAGACTATATCCATATCCGGTAGAACTTCTTGTTCGAAAAAAGATGCGTCTTAAGAAAAATAATGTATATATCGTTCGAATGAAGGATAACGCTAAGAAAGTGCTGGAAGACTTAGAAATACTAAAGGGGCCATTGTCAATTAACCCCAACATTCCAGAAAAATATTTGAAAACGACCTGCTGTAAACGCGCATATCTGCGTGGAGCTTTTTTAGCAGGAGGTTCTGTTAATAACCCGGAAACGTCCTCCTATCACTTGGAGATCTACTCATCGGACCAAGAGCATAATGAAGCACTTTGTAAACTGATGAACAGCTTTGGTCTGCATGCGCGTACGCTCGATCGTAAAAAAGGCTACATTACCTATTTAAAAGAAGCCGATAAGATAACAGAGCTGATTAGTAATATCGGAGCTCACCAGGCACTGTTTAAATTCGAAGATGTGCGGATAGTACGGGATATGAGAAACTCCGTAAACCGTCTGGTTAATTGTGAGACAGCAAACCTTAATAAAACGATCGGTGCTGCTTTTCGTCAGGTAGAGAACATTAAGTTTATTAAGAAAACGGTTGGATTAGATGCACTTCCTGAAAAACTTCGCGAGATTGCTATGCTGCGCTATGAAAATCAGGAAGTTTCTTTAAAAGAACTAGGAGAGCTCGTAACGGGAGCACCGATTAGCAAATCCGGCATTAACCACAGATTAAGAAAAATCGATGAATTTGCGGATAAAGTCCGGCGGGGAGAAATTGAAGAAAGTAGTCAAAAATAA
- a CDS encoding 8-oxo-dGTP diphosphatase, translating into MQRVANCILRVNNQILMLKKPRRGWYVVPGGKMEAGENIKDSVIREFREETGLHIQEPELKGSFTFIMKEEENQKTAQEWMMFTFQATKYEGELLEFSEEGELEWVDVDKVLEKPMAEGDRHIFKHILNSEDQLYGTFVYTTDFRLIDQDMDPSRPK; encoded by the coding sequence ATGCAGCGTGTAGCAAATTGTATATTAAGAGTTAACAATCAGATTTTAATGCTGAAAAAGCCCAGAAGAGGATGGTATGTAGTGCCAGGCGGAAAGATGGAAGCGGGAGAGAATATTAAAGATTCGGTCATTCGTGAATTCCGCGAAGAAACGGGCTTGCACATTCAGGAACCTGAACTTAAAGGTTCTTTTACTTTTATTATGAAAGAAGAAGAAAACCAGAAGACCGCTCAGGAATGGATGATGTTTACCTTCCAGGCCACTAAGTATGAAGGGGAATTGCTTGAATTTAGTGAAGAGGGTGAACTTGAATGGGTGGATGTAGATAAGGTTCTGGAGAAGCCGATGGCTGAGGGCGACCGTCACATATTTAAGCATATCCTTAATAGTGAAGATCAGTTATACGGAACTTTTGTATATACCACAGATTTCAGGCTGATTGATCAAGATATGGATCCATCTCGACCGAAGTAA
- the hisF gene encoding imidazole glycerol phosphate synthase subunit HisF — MLSKRIIPCLDVKEGRVVKGIQFVDIRDAGDPVELAKVYDEQGADELVFLDISATHEGKKTMIEVVRAVASELAIPFTVGGGIRTLEDMKETLRNGADKVSLNSAAVKRPELIREGADYFGAQCIVVAIDARYDEEAGTWRVYTHGGRTPTEWLVTDWAQEAVRLGAGEILLTSMNQDGEKTGFDLPLLQAVQDVVTVPVIASGGAGSAEHFYEVFEQVNADAALAASIFHYKETSIQSVKNYLEKKGVVVR, encoded by the coding sequence ATGCTTTCTAAACGAATAATTCCCTGTCTTGATGTGAAGGAAGGACGAGTAGTAAAGGGCATTCAGTTTGTAGATATCCGTGATGCCGGCGATCCGGTTGAGCTGGCGAAAGTTTATGACGAGCAGGGAGCAGATGAACTCGTCTTTCTTGATATTTCAGCGACCCATGAAGGAAAGAAAACGATGATTGAGGTCGTTCGCGCGGTCGCTTCTGAACTGGCGATCCCATTTACGGTCGGGGGCGGCATCCGTACACTTGAAGATATGAAGGAAACATTAAGAAACGGTGCCGATAAAGTTTCGCTGAATTCAGCGGCCGTCAAACGCCCAGAGTTAATTAGGGAAGGGGCCGATTACTTCGGAGCCCAATGTATCGTGGTAGCGATTGATGCAAGGTATGATGAAGAAGCCGGAACTTGGAGAGTGTATACTCACGGAGGACGCACACCAACAGAATGGCTGGTAACAGACTGGGCACAGGAAGCGGTCCGCCTTGGTGCCGGTGAGATTTTATTAACGTCGATGAACCAGGATGGTGAAAAGACCGGTTTTGATCTTCCTCTGCTTCAGGCTGTGCAGGATGTCGTCACTGTTCCTGTAATTGCCTCAGGAGGCGCTGGTTCTGCGGAACACTTTTACGAAGTGTTTGAACAGGTAAATGCTGATGCTGCGCTTGCGGCTTCAATCTTTCACTATAAAGAAACATCTATCCAAAGCGTCAAAAATTATTTAGAGAAAAAAGGAGTCGTTGTACGATGA
- the clpP gene encoding ATP-dependent Clp endopeptidase proteolytic subunit ClpP, translating to MNLVPTVIEQTNRGERAYDIYSRLLKDRIIMLGSPIDDNISNSVVAQLLFLAADDPDKDISLYINSPGGSITAGMAIYDTMQFIKPDVSTICTGMAASMGAFLLNAGTKGKRYALPNSEVMIHQPLGGTQGQAADIEIHARRIIKMREKLNQILSERTGQPIEVIERDTDRDNFMSAHEAVEYGLIDKVMEKTNE from the coding sequence ATGAACTTAGTGCCAACAGTTATTGAACAAACGAACAGAGGAGAGCGGGCTTACGATATTTACTCCCGCCTGTTAAAAGACCGTATCATTATGTTAGGCAGCCCGATTGACGATAACATTTCAAACTCCGTCGTAGCTCAGCTTTTATTCCTTGCAGCAGACGATCCGGATAAGGATATCTCCCTATACATCAACTCTCCAGGTGGATCCATCACAGCTGGAATGGCTATTTATGATACTATGCAGTTTATTAAACCAGATGTTTCTACAATTTGTACTGGTATGGCCGCTTCTATGGGTGCTTTCCTATTAAACGCGGGTACAAAGGGAAAACGTTATGCTCTCCCTAACAGTGAAGTCATGATTCACCAGCCGCTGGGCGGCACTCAGGGACAGGCAGCGGATATCGAAATCCACGCCCGCCGCATTATTAAAATGCGCGAGAAGCTGAACCAGATCCTATCTGAAAGAACAGGACAGCCAATTGAAGTAATCGAGCGCGATACCGACCGTGATAACTTCATGTCAGCTCATGAGGCAGTGGAATACGGTTTAATCGACAAAGTAATGGAAAAAACAAACGAATAA
- the hisIE gene encoding bifunctional phosphoribosyl-AMP cyclohydrolase/phosphoribosyl-ATP diphosphatase HisIE produces the protein MNIEEIKFDEKGLVPAIVQDARSKSVLTLAYMNKESLKMTLEKKETVFYSRSRQELWHKGETSGNTQKVESISYDCDQDALLIQAVPSGPACHKGDYSCFSESLLEGTNQKEAPYAILDQLKQVLAERKSTLPEGSYTSQLFQEGVDRIAKKIGEEAGEVIIAAKNDDKEELAMESADLLFHLLLLLTDRGVSLDDVLSVLEDRHQ, from the coding sequence ATGAACATCGAAGAAATTAAGTTTGATGAAAAAGGGTTAGTGCCGGCAATCGTACAGGATGCGCGCTCTAAATCAGTATTAACTCTTGCTTATATGAATAAAGAATCATTAAAGATGACACTTGAGAAAAAAGAAACGGTTTTTTACAGCCGCTCCCGCCAGGAGCTTTGGCATAAAGGAGAAACTTCAGGCAACACGCAGAAAGTAGAAAGTATTTCCTATGACTGTGACCAGGATGCCCTGCTCATCCAGGCAGTGCCATCAGGGCCTGCGTGTCATAAAGGAGATTACAGCTGCTTTAGTGAATCACTGCTCGAAGGTACGAATCAAAAAGAAGCGCCATATGCTATTTTAGATCAGTTGAAACAGGTGCTCGCTGAACGTAAATCTACGCTTCCGGAGGGTTCGTACACTTCCCAGCTTTTTCAGGAGGGTGTTGACCGCATTGCTAAGAAGATCGGGGAAGAAGCAGGAGAAGTAATCATAGCAGCCAAAAATGATGATAAAGAAGAATTAGCCATGGAGTCTGCCGACTTGCTGTTCCACTTACTACTGTTATTAACTGATCGCGGTGTAAGTTTAGACGACGTCCTATCTGTATTGGAAGATCGCCATCAATAG
- a CDS encoding glutaredoxin family protein, with the protein MNEAVLYLKQGCGLCNEVKGLLEILQEEFEIHVTEVDIEGNKLLEEKYLLEIPVLDLNGEEMDYRSIDLFTLRERLH; encoded by the coding sequence ATGAACGAGGCTGTGCTTTATCTTAAACAAGGCTGCGGACTTTGTAACGAAGTAAAAGGCCTTTTGGAAATTTTACAAGAAGAATTCGAGATTCATGTTACAGAAGTGGATATTGAGGGTAATAAACTATTAGAAGAGAAATACTTACTTGAAATACCTGTCCTTGACTTGAACGGAGAAGAAATGGATTATCGATCAATCGATCTTTTCACACTAAGAGAGCGTTTACATTAG
- the rapZ gene encoding RNase adapter RapZ encodes MAEKDQQTQLVIITGMSGAGKTVAIQSFEDLGYFCVDNLPPALLPKFLELMKDSANNISNVALVMDLRGREFFDALFEALDQVGKEDWLQAHILFLDAEDQSLVSRYKETRRSHPLAQEGLPLEGIRQERKLLDELRGRAQTIIHTTTLKPRELRDRIIGQFKEKEQHVFSVQMVSFGFKYGVPIDADLVFDVRFLPNPHYVEQMRPLTGLNAEVASYVFKWSDTQKFLEKLKDLLQFILPQYRREGKSQLVVAIGCTGGQHRSVAIAEHLAGYFSTDFTTHVTHRDIDKRKGL; translated from the coding sequence ATGGCAGAAAAAGATCAACAAACACAACTAGTAATCATAACTGGAATGTCTGGTGCAGGAAAAACAGTAGCGATACAAAGTTTTGAAGACCTTGGGTATTTTTGTGTAGATAATTTACCGCCGGCTTTACTGCCGAAGTTTTTAGAGCTAATGAAGGATTCGGCAAACAATATTTCTAATGTCGCGCTCGTAATGGATTTACGGGGCCGCGAATTTTTTGATGCTTTATTTGAAGCGCTTGATCAAGTGGGGAAAGAAGATTGGCTTCAGGCTCATATTCTCTTCCTAGATGCGGAGGATCAGTCACTAGTATCAAGATATAAAGAAACGAGAAGATCCCACCCTCTTGCGCAAGAGGGGCTTCCTTTGGAAGGAATTCGCCAGGAACGCAAACTGCTGGATGAATTAAGAGGTCGTGCCCAGACAATTATCCATACAACGACACTTAAGCCCCGCGAGCTTAGAGACCGTATCATCGGTCAGTTCAAAGAGAAAGAACAGCACGTTTTTTCCGTGCAGATGGTATCGTTTGGCTTTAAGTACGGAGTTCCAATAGATGCTGATTTAGTGTTTGATGTACGTTTTCTGCCAAACCCTCATTATGTAGAACAAATGCGGCCTTTAACCGGTTTGAATGCAGAAGTAGCTTCGTACGTGTTTAAATGGTCCGATACGCAGAAGTTTTTAGAAAAGCTGAAAGACCTGCTGCAGTTTATCCTTCCTCAATATCGAAGAGAAGGAAAAAGTCAGCTCGTCGTAGCTATCGGGTGTACAGGAGGACAGCATAGATCAGTAGCAATAGCTGAACATCTTGCCGGCTATTTCTCTACGGATTTTACTACCCATGTAACTCACCGAGACATTGACAAAAGAAAGGGACTGTAA
- a CDS encoding HPr family phosphocarrier protein, which yields MKEQLLTIDLNTGLQARPAAQFVQLANRFNADVFIEKDNKRINAKSIMGLMSLAIGHGEEVTLIADGNDEQTAIDELTKFVKKP from the coding sequence ATGAAAGAACAATTACTGACGATTGACTTAAACACCGGGCTGCAAGCCAGGCCGGCAGCTCAATTCGTCCAGCTTGCCAATCGGTTTAATGCAGATGTCTTTATCGAAAAAGACAACAAGAGAATCAATGCCAAGAGCATTATGGGCTTAATGAGCTTAGCAATTGGACACGGCGAAGAAGTTACCTTAATCGCTGATGGTAATGATGAACAGACAGCGATTGATGAGTTAACTAAATTTGTCAAGAAGCCATAG